DNA sequence from the Deltaproteobacteria bacterium genome:
TTTCGACCGTTTTCTCCCGCTTCTTGAAGGGGGAGTCCGATGACGGAGGCTTGTTCGAGTTCTGGGAATTCCGGTTCTGCCGCGCTTCGATCTTTTCGAGCCGCTGCCGTTGCTGCTCAAGCAGGCGGCTGTGCTCCCGGGTGACCTGCTCAAGGTGCTCGATATATCGCCGCACAGGCTCCGGAGTAGCCAGCCAATCGGCATCGCTAAACGGTCTCTTGGCTTTCATAAGGGAAGCCTAGCACACTAGAACTCAAAAGTCTAGATTTTTTTCTAATTATTTCAATATGTTACAGCAAGCCTAAATGTTATGTAATATCAGGCAGTTAGAAGAATCACATGATACCCTGTGAATGATTACAATCGAGGAATATAGCTCCTCCGACTCAAAACAGGTTTTCGTTCCAGGCCGGTATTTATAAGGATGCAGACGGCATGGAAATGTAGGTGCTAAATGAATGGAAATGTAAGAACAGATAGGTTAGGCGTCAGCAAAGTTGACACTTTCTTCTCCTCACATGGATGGCTTTTTAGGGAGCAGTTTGTAAACGACTACGGGCTAGACGCACAGGTGGAAATAGTAACACAGGGAAAGCCGACAGGAGCTTTGATTGGAATGCAAATTAAGTCAGGATCGAGTTATTTTCGCGAACAAAGTGACGATCACTTTATCTACCGGACTGATGGCAAGCATATTAAGTAGTGTCTGTCCGGGAA
Encoded proteins:
- a CDS encoding DUF4365 domain-containing protein, producing the protein MNGNVRTDRLGVSKVDTFFSSHGWLFREQFVNDYGLDAQVEIVTQGKPTGALIGMQIKSGSSYFREQSDDHFIYRTDGKHIK